A stretch of the Meiothermus sp. CFH 77666 genome encodes the following:
- a CDS encoding S1C family serine protease: MRRSWLIFAVVAYLGMLAAVIQAQPVQTPRTLTAEARSALEQVYTRALPAALRIETVPEGTGSGFFISADGLVMTAYHVIEDTSSFRVVNSKNESFPAELVGYDEFRDIAILRARVNAPVPFLPLETTIGPQVGEALLAIGNSRGAFIAPRYGLVNTVERDIFPFFNSIAISTTIPLAPGDSGGPVINQAGRVVAVVVAIGQPNGVFESYLSPLLGLSEVIGQLQAGRKRDVPYIGVQLFQIDDETAATLRIPKEGVLIRGLLRGGAAERAGLRGFAVRRENGQEIYEFDVILEADGRKFNDVTELQRYIRSKEVGDNVTLTIRRGSQTLKIELKLTANPTRRS; this comes from the coding sequence ATGCGGCGTTCTTGGCTAATTTTTGCGGTAGTGGCTTACCTCGGCATGTTGGCTGCGGTGATTCAGGCGCAGCCCGTACAGACGCCCCGAACCCTGACCGCCGAAGCTCGAAGCGCCCTCGAGCAGGTTTACACCCGTGCTTTGCCTGCAGCGTTGCGTATCGAGACCGTTCCCGAAGGTACGGGTTCTGGTTTTTTTATCAGTGCGGATGGGCTGGTCATGACCGCCTATCACGTGATTGAGGACACCAGCAGTTTTCGGGTGGTCAACTCCAAGAACGAATCGTTCCCTGCCGAACTCGTAGGTTATGACGAGTTCCGCGATATTGCCATTTTGCGGGCCAGGGTGAATGCACCGGTGCCGTTTTTGCCCCTCGAGACCACCATAGGGCCACAGGTGGGGGAGGCCTTATTAGCTATCGGAAACTCGAGGGGTGCCTTTATCGCCCCACGTTATGGCTTGGTCAATACTGTTGAGCGTGACATTTTCCCCTTCTTCAACTCCATCGCCATCTCCACCACCATCCCCCTGGCCCCCGGCGACTCTGGCGGCCCGGTCATCAACCAGGCCGGGCGGGTGGTGGCGGTCGTGGTGGCGATTGGTCAGCCTAACGGCGTATTTGAAAGCTACCTGTCGCCTCTGCTGGGTTTGAGTGAGGTGATTGGCCAGCTCCAGGCGGGCCGCAAACGCGACGTGCCCTACATAGGGGTGCAGCTTTTTCAGATTGACGATGAAACCGCGGCCACCCTGCGCATCCCCAAGGAAGGAGTTTTGATCCGGGGACTCCTGCGCGGGGGCGCTGCCGAGCGGGCCGGTTTGCGCGGCTTTGCGGTTCGCCGAGAGAACGGGCAGGAGATCTACGAATTTGACGTGATTCTCGAGGCCGATGGCCGGAAATTCAACGATGTCACCGAGCTCCAGCGCTATATCCGCAGCAAAGAGGTGGGCGACAACGTGACCCTGACCATACGGCGGGGCAGCCAGACCCTCAAGATTGAACTCAAACTCACCGCCAACCCAACCCGGCGCAGTTAG
- a CDS encoding aminotransferase class III-fold pyridoxal phosphate-dependent enzyme translates to MERPSKEVIQENRDYTLFSWSVQSTSNPIHMTRSKGVWFWDGDGNKWLDFSSQLININVGHQHPKVLEAIKKQVDELCFAGPSFATEPRGQLGKKLAEVTGLAKSFFCLGGAEANENAMKIARLYTGRDKIITRYRSYHGATMGSMTASGDPRRWPVEPGIPGIVRAFDPYCYRCPFGKTPDSCRRECVSHIEEIIQMEGPHTIAAIMVEGITGSNGLLVPPDDYYPKLRALCDKYGILLITDEVMSGFGRTGKWLSTQHYGIKPDIVTCAKGLTSGYMPLGAVIVSKPIADFFEDHMLWGGLTYSGHPVSCAAAVANLAVYEEEHLFENTQEQGRYLGERLEAMRKKYACVGDVRYIGLFSVLELVKDKATKEPLAPFNGTSPEMQKLAAYLKSKHIYAFSRFNMLWVCPPLVINREELKYGLDVIEEGLALVDEALGVVGAAAD, encoded by the coding sequence ATGGAACGCCCATCCAAGGAAGTTATCCAGGAGAACCGTGACTACACCTTGTTTTCGTGGTCGGTGCAAAGCACCTCGAACCCCATCCACATGACCCGTTCAAAAGGCGTGTGGTTCTGGGACGGCGATGGCAACAAGTGGCTGGACTTCAGCAGCCAGCTTATCAACATCAATGTGGGGCACCAGCACCCCAAGGTACTCGAGGCTATCAAGAAGCAGGTGGACGAACTGTGCTTTGCAGGCCCCAGCTTTGCCACCGAGCCCCGGGGGCAACTGGGCAAGAAACTGGCCGAAGTGACGGGCCTGGCCAAGTCCTTTTTCTGCCTGGGCGGGGCTGAGGCCAACGAAAACGCCATGAAGATAGCCCGCCTCTACACGGGCCGCGACAAAATCATTACCCGCTACCGCAGCTACCACGGCGCTACCATGGGTTCCATGACCGCTTCGGGCGACCCCCGGCGCTGGCCGGTGGAGCCAGGAATTCCCGGTATCGTGCGAGCCTTCGACCCCTACTGCTACCGCTGCCCCTTCGGCAAAACCCCGGATAGCTGCCGGCGCGAGTGCGTGAGCCACATCGAAGAAATCATCCAGATGGAAGGCCCCCACACCATCGCGGCTATCATGGTCGAGGGCATCACCGGCTCCAACGGGCTGCTGGTGCCTCCCGACGACTACTACCCCAAGCTGCGGGCGCTATGCGACAAATACGGCATTCTCCTCATTACCGATGAGGTGATGAGCGGCTTTGGGCGCACCGGTAAGTGGCTCTCCACGCAGCACTACGGCATCAAGCCCGACATCGTGACCTGCGCCAAGGGGCTTACCAGCGGCTACATGCCCCTGGGGGCGGTGATTGTCTCCAAGCCGATTGCCGATTTCTTCGAAGACCACATGCTTTGGGGGGGCCTGACCTACTCGGGCCACCCGGTCTCGTGCGCCGCCGCCGTAGCGAACCTCGCGGTTTACGAGGAGGAGCACCTGTTCGAAAACACCCAGGAACAGGGCCGGTATTTGGGGGAGCGCCTCGAGGCCATGCGCAAGAAGTACGCCTGCGTAGGTGATGTGCGCTACATCGGGCTGTTTAGTGTGCTCGAGCTGGTCAAGGACAAAGCCACCAAGGAGCCCCTGGCCCCCTTCAACGGTACCTCCCCCGAGATGCAGAAGTTGGCGGCTTACCTCAAGTCCAAGCACATCTACGCCTTCAGCCGCTTCAATATGCTCTGGGTTTGTCCACCGCTTGTTATCAACCGCGAGGAACTCAAGTACGGCCTGGACGTGATCGAGGAGGGTCTGGCCCTGGTAGATGAAGCGCTGGGCGTGGTGGGGGCGGCTGCCGACTAG
- a CDS encoding sigma-70 family RNA polymerase sigma factor codes for MEPDIALMSRLAQGDERALEELYRRHSPSLYALLLRMLQSREEAEEILQDSFVQLYREAARYQPERGGVTAFLFTIGRNFALSRLRSRKARPQKLEDLDLHNPDQELGLWRQDDPTDRILVSRALHRLEPTDRRLLEEAFFDGYSHSELAERHHLPLGTVKTRLRRALLKLREYLGGPEVSEEA; via the coding sequence GTGGAGCCAGACATTGCCCTGATGTCGCGCCTCGCCCAGGGGGATGAGCGTGCTTTGGAAGAGCTATATCGTCGCCATAGCCCCTCGCTGTACGCGCTTCTCCTGCGGATGCTCCAGAGCCGTGAGGAGGCCGAAGAGATCTTGCAAGACAGTTTTGTTCAGCTCTACCGGGAGGCCGCCCGCTACCAGCCCGAGCGTGGGGGCGTGACCGCGTTTTTGTTCACCATCGGCCGGAATTTTGCCCTGTCGCGCTTGCGCAGCCGAAAGGCAAGGCCCCAGAAGCTTGAGGACCTTGACCTGCACAACCCCGACCAGGAGCTGGGGCTGTGGCGACAGGACGACCCCACCGACCGGATTCTGGTCAGCCGGGCGCTGCACAGGTTGGAACCCACCGACCGCAGGCTGCTCGAGGAGGCTTTTTTCGATGGCTACAGCCACAGTGAGCTGGCCGAGCGCCACCACCTGCCGCTGGGCACGGTCAAGACCCGGCTGCGCCGGGCCCTGCTCAAGTTACGCGAGTATCTAGGTGGGCCCGAGGTCTCGGAGGAAGCATGA
- a CDS encoding anti-sigma factor produces MKDLRELLPDYALGLLEGEEKDRLEQALQSSPELRRELTELREVLHRLPESLPPVAPPPRVWEQIRRRTFPKRNFLPWAAALLVLLGLGVGGWGVSLHRQYQALAQEQAKLARWLADPEVKWQLIKNSQGQPFGTMLWREEGPCLMVLREPPPPGRVYQAWGRKNGEKPVSLGVFSGRVFETDYEGFDFMGVSLEPPGGSPQPTEPLGRVPTS; encoded by the coding sequence ATGAAAGACCTCCGCGAGTTGCTGCCTGACTATGCCCTGGGGCTACTGGAGGGCGAGGAGAAAGACCGGCTCGAGCAAGCCCTGCAATCCTCTCCCGAACTGCGCCGAGAGCTTACTGAACTTAGAGAGGTACTGCACCGGCTTCCCGAGAGCTTGCCGCCGGTGGCTCCGCCCCCGCGTGTATGGGAACAGATTCGGCGTAGAACCTTTCCAAAGCGGAATTTCCTGCCCTGGGCGGCTGCGCTGCTGGTGCTCTTGGGACTGGGTGTGGGGGGCTGGGGTGTGAGCCTGCACCGGCAGTACCAGGCGCTCGCTCAGGAACAGGCCAAGCTGGCCCGCTGGCTGGCCGACCCCGAGGTGAAGTGGCAACTCATCAAGAATAGCCAGGGCCAGCCCTTTGGCACCATGCTATGGCGCGAGGAGGGGCCCTGCTTGATGGTGCTGCGCGAGCCTCCGCCTCCGGGCAGGGTCTACCAGGCCTGGGGCCGCAAGAACGGCGAAAAGCCGGTTTCGCTGGGGGTTTTTTCGGGGCGGGTGTTCGAGACCGACTACGAAGGGTTCGACTTCATGGGGGTGAGCCTCGAGCCCCCCGGCGGCAGCCCTCAGCCCACCGAGCCCCTGGGCCGGGTGCCCACCTCGTAG
- a CDS encoding succinic semialdehyde dehydrogenase has translation MRFKVIETGRLSVINPPREAPQFTPELLEQLARRVSLFGERAYQTLCAPFDGSVLGSIPICTPEDVQQAVQQARMAQAAWAKVNPKARARIMLRFHDLLLDRQDEILDLTQYETGKARRDAQEELLDSAIVAQYYATRSPGWLRPRRTGGTFVGLTQTWEYRHPVGVVGVISPWNYPLVMAVSEPIPALMAGNAVVLKPDPQTTFTALWIQALMQEAGLPPDLFQIVTGGAEVGAALVASADFIALTGSTPTGRKVARQAGERLIGVSLELGGKNPMLVLEDANLEAAVDGAIHGAFANAGQLCVSLERIFIHEKVFDAFTRRLVEKTSALRLGATLDHRSQMGSLTVQRQFDTVLAHVQDAVSKGAKVLAGGRPRPDLGPLFFEPTILTDVTSEMRVYSEETFGPVVSLYRFSDLEQVLTLINQSEYGLNASVWTRDLRKGLEVAARIQAGTVNINESYAAAWASMDATMGGFKASGLGRRHGREGLYRFTEVQTIAIERFIPVTGPTWLPRGWYGRIVTAALRGFKWLARLWYRV, from the coding sequence ATGAGATTCAAGGTGATCGAGACCGGACGTCTCAGTGTCATCAACCCGCCCCGCGAGGCCCCACAGTTCACCCCCGAACTGCTGGAACAGCTGGCCAGGCGGGTATCGCTGTTCGGTGAGCGGGCTTACCAAACCCTGTGCGCCCCCTTCGACGGAAGCGTACTGGGGAGCATTCCGATCTGCACTCCCGAGGATGTCCAGCAAGCTGTACAGCAAGCCAGAATGGCCCAGGCGGCGTGGGCTAAAGTGAACCCCAAAGCCAGGGCGCGCATCATGCTGCGTTTTCACGACCTGCTCCTGGATCGCCAGGACGAAATCCTCGACTTGACCCAGTACGAAACCGGCAAGGCCCGCCGCGATGCCCAGGAGGAGCTGTTGGACTCGGCCATTGTGGCGCAGTACTACGCCACCCGCAGCCCTGGCTGGCTGCGGCCCCGGCGCACCGGTGGAACCTTTGTGGGCCTGACCCAGACCTGGGAATACCGCCATCCGGTGGGGGTGGTGGGGGTGATCTCGCCCTGGAACTACCCGCTGGTCATGGCGGTCAGCGAGCCGATTCCGGCCCTGATGGCGGGCAACGCGGTGGTGCTCAAGCCCGACCCCCAGACCACCTTTACGGCCTTGTGGATACAGGCCCTGATGCAAGAAGCCGGTCTGCCCCCCGACCTCTTTCAGATTGTGACCGGCGGGGCGGAGGTAGGGGCGGCCCTGGTGGCTTCGGCAGACTTCATCGCCCTGACCGGCAGCACCCCTACGGGGCGCAAGGTGGCCCGGCAGGCCGGGGAGCGGCTGATTGGGGTGAGCCTCGAGCTCGGTGGCAAAAACCCCATGCTGGTGCTGGAGGATGCCAACCTCGAGGCCGCCGTGGACGGGGCCATTCACGGGGCCTTTGCCAATGCGGGGCAGCTTTGCGTCTCGCTCGAGCGCATTTTCATCCACGAAAAAGTCTTCGATGCCTTTACCCGGCGCCTGGTGGAAAAAACCTCAGCCCTGCGGCTGGGGGCTACCCTCGACCACCGTTCGCAGATGGGCTCCCTGACCGTACAGCGGCAGTTCGACACGGTGCTGGCCCACGTACAGGATGCGGTATCCAAGGGCGCTAAGGTGCTGGCGGGCGGCCGACCCCGACCCGACCTGGGCCCGCTCTTTTTCGAGCCGACCATCCTGACCGACGTAACCTCCGAAATGCGCGTGTACAGCGAGGAGACTTTTGGCCCGGTGGTGAGTCTGTACAGGTTTAGCGACCTCGAGCAGGTACTCACCCTCATCAACCAGAGCGAGTATGGCCTCAACGCCAGCGTCTGGACCAGGGATCTCCGCAAGGGCCTCGAGGTGGCCGCGCGCATCCAGGCCGGAACGGTCAACATCAACGAGAGCTACGCTGCCGCCTGGGCCTCGATGGATGCGACTATGGGAGGCTTCAAGGCCTCGGGGCTGGGGCGGCGGCACGGCCGGGAAGGGCTCTACCGCTTTACCGAGGTGCAGACCATTGCTATTGAGCGCTTCATACCCGTTACCGGGCCGACCTGGCTGCCGAGGGGCTGGTATGGGCGCATCGTAACGGCGGCCCTCCGGGGCTTCAAGTGGCTGGCCCGCCTGTGGTACCGGGTATAG
- a CDS encoding ABC transporter permease subunit has protein sequence MYRSPPGARGFLIAIGLLGGALIVAALAGLLIFWGLQAAFPRPVDESYPGYLILVFGTIVLIPILVLLGRRVPYLTDWYYLLPAITFLLAFTLFPIILTIYYGLTDYTGIRNGKPDRSTETEIVRVEGRQLFVDGNAHDLLRCDQPDCAGQALEITTRTQRARVTAEQASEGIITLTAPPPFTPTLVYKINDFKFIGFRNFAEIFSRAGTILIPVLIWNIIFAAGAVIVGAVPGLVLGLILNNKNLALRGFYRTALIISWAIPVVISVQIFTAMLNVQFGPINRLLGLLGSYPVPWLTDPEWFKMSALLISLWLGFPYWMTATLGALSTIPDDVYEAAKIDGANGLQTLTGITLPLLRQPFIPLVLGSFAFNFNNFGLIYLMGPQPGVEGRPSTAQAADILITWAYKTAFQADGGQAYGLGGAISILIFFLTVAISLINFRFTGALKEVR, from the coding sequence ATGTATCGTTCCCCCCCTGGCGCTCGAGGTTTTTTGATCGCGATTGGGTTGTTGGGTGGAGCCCTGATTGTTGCCGCGCTGGCCGGATTGCTAATTTTCTGGGGTTTACAGGCTGCTTTCCCCAGGCCGGTGGATGAAAGCTACCCCGGTTATCTGATTCTGGTTTTTGGCACCATTGTCCTCATCCCCATTCTGGTATTGCTGGGACGGCGGGTTCCCTATCTGACCGACTGGTACTACCTCCTCCCGGCCATCACCTTCTTGCTAGCTTTCACCTTATTTCCCATCATCCTGACCATCTATTACGGTCTCACCGATTACACTGGCATCCGCAACGGCAAACCCGACCGCTCCACCGAGACCGAGATTGTGCGCGTGGAGGGACGGCAGTTGTTTGTGGACGGCAACGCCCACGACCTACTGCGCTGCGACCAGCCCGACTGCGCCGGCCAGGCCCTGGAAATCACCACCCGCACCCAGCGAGCCCGCGTGACCGCAGAGCAGGCCAGCGAGGGCATCATCACCCTCACCGCGCCTCCGCCCTTCACCCCCACCCTGGTCTACAAAATCAACGACTTCAAGTTTATCGGCTTCCGCAATTTTGCCGAGATTTTTAGCCGGGCAGGCACCATTCTGATTCCAGTGCTGATCTGGAACATCATTTTCGCAGCGGGAGCCGTGATTGTGGGGGCTGTACCGGGGCTCGTTCTGGGTCTGATACTCAACAACAAAAACCTGGCCTTGCGGGGCTTTTATCGCACGGCCCTGATCATCTCCTGGGCCATTCCGGTGGTCATCAGCGTGCAAATTTTCACCGCCATGCTCAACGTGCAGTTTGGCCCTATCAACCGCTTGTTGGGGCTGCTGGGCTCGTATCCGGTTCCCTGGCTTACCGACCCCGAGTGGTTCAAGATGTCGGCCTTGCTCATCAGCCTGTGGCTGGGGTTCCCCTACTGGATGACCGCAACTCTGGGGGCCCTCTCCACCATCCCGGATGACGTCTACGAGGCTGCCAAAATAGATGGGGCCAACGGCCTCCAGACCCTCACCGGCATCACCTTGCCCCTGTTGCGACAACCCTTTATTCCCCTGGTGCTGGGGTCTTTTGCCTTCAACTTCAACAACTTTGGGCTGATTTATCTGATGGGCCCCCAACCGGGTGTGGAAGGGCGCCCCTCCACAGCCCAGGCTGCCGACATCCTCATTACCTGGGCCTACAAAACCGCCTTCCAGGCCGACGGCGGCCAGGCTTATGGCCTGGGAGGAGCCATATCCATCCTGATTTTCTTCCTCACGGTGGCCATTAGCCTCATCAACTTCCGCTTTACCGGAGCCCTTAAGGAGGTGCGCTAA
- a CDS encoding sugar ABC transporter permease, which yields MAALSRYLGWAVFGLMVAWVLFVYFPGLLTRIQPNTPPGFIRIENGWVYALSGLLIIIGLILAYAWLVTYINNSRTSRKRSFLPLFGQGLTHLFMFMVLVFAYYPVLQILAASFDPRNTLYRILSPASDNLLVRARVIPDFSQLSWENYAKLFDGFILYPYQAVLLAIAALCLIIVIAMAAYRRIIGDDRTDSPWALLQGRSLTVFAILGFILVIFLSPAQFTGQGTEAKFVLWVRNTLFVSGITGILAVLLTATAGYAFARFNFPGRYTMLLVFIFIQMFPGFLGLVATYILISNLGLLNTFTGLVLAYSGGIISFGTWVYKGFLESISKSLEEAALIDGASKWQVFTKILMPLSAPMFVFIFLLQFVGTYSEFIVANLFLTGVDSWTVGMGLRNFTTGQFSTRWGLFAAAAVLGSLPILLTFYGFQRYFVSGYTAGSVKE from the coding sequence ATGGCTGCCTTATCGCGTTATCTCGGTTGGGCGGTGTTCGGGCTCATGGTCGCCTGGGTGCTTTTTGTCTACTTTCCCGGCCTTCTGACCCGCATCCAGCCCAACACCCCGCCGGGTTTTATTCGCATCGAGAACGGCTGGGTCTATGCCCTGAGCGGCCTTCTAATCATCATTGGGCTGATTCTGGCCTATGCCTGGTTGGTCACCTATATCAACAACAGCCGCACCAGTCGCAAGCGCAGCTTTTTACCCCTGTTTGGGCAGGGTCTCACGCACCTGTTCATGTTCATGGTGCTGGTCTTTGCCTATTATCCGGTGCTGCAAATCCTGGCTGCTTCATTCGACCCCCGCAACACCCTGTATCGCATTCTGTCCCCGGCCAGCGACAATCTGCTGGTGCGGGCCCGGGTCATTCCAGATTTCTCGCAGCTTAGCTGGGAAAACTACGCCAAGCTTTTCGATGGCTTCATCCTCTATCCCTATCAGGCGGTGCTGCTGGCGATTGCAGCCCTATGCCTGATCATTGTCATTGCCATGGCTGCCTATCGCCGTATCATTGGCGACGACAGAACCGATAGCCCCTGGGCTTTACTTCAGGGTCGCAGCCTGACGGTCTTTGCCATCCTGGGTTTCATCCTGGTCATCTTCCTCTCCCCCGCTCAGTTCACTGGCCAGGGCACCGAGGCCAAGTTTGTGCTCTGGGTGCGGAACACCCTGTTTGTTTCCGGCATTACCGGCATTCTGGCGGTACTGCTGACCGCTACGGCAGGCTATGCGTTTGCCCGCTTCAACTTTCCGGGCCGCTATACCATGTTGCTGGTTTTCATATTTATCCAGATGTTCCCCGGCTTCCTGGGCCTGGTCGCGACCTATATCCTGATTTCCAACCTGGGCCTTCTGAACACCTTTACCGGCCTGGTGCTGGCCTACTCGGGCGGCATCATCAGCTTTGGCACCTGGGTCTACAAGGGTTTTCTGGAAAGCATCTCCAAAAGTTTGGAGGAGGCCGCCCTGATTGACGGGGCCAGCAAGTGGCAGGTTTTTACCAAAATTCTGATGCCACTTTCGGCGCCCATGTTCGTGTTTATCTTCCTGCTGCAGTTTGTGGGCACCTACTCGGAGTTTATCGTGGCCAACCTGTTCCTCACCGGGGTGGACTCCTGGACGGTGGGGATGGGGCTTCGCAACTTCACCACCGGCCAGTTCTCCACCCGCTGGGGGCTGTTCGCAGCGGCGGCGGTACTGGGGTCGCTGCCCATTCTGCTGACCTTCTACGGGTTCCAACGCTATTTCGTGTCGGGATACACCGCAGGCTCGGTGAAGGAGTAG
- a CDS encoding HEPN domain-containing protein, with the protein MNRAPDWLLQAEKDLSMARIALEAGRHEWACFAAHQSAEKALKALHLFLGQEVWGHLVARLLRELPFSAPTELVDMARALDALYIPTRYPDAFPAGAPAEHYGLKQSQEALNHAQAILEFVRAQMAQSDRG; encoded by the coding sequence GTGAACCGTGCGCCCGACTGGCTGCTGCAAGCCGAAAAGGACTTAAGTATGGCTCGCATTGCCCTCGAGGCCGGTCGGCACGAATGGGCCTGTTTTGCCGCTCACCAGTCTGCTGAGAAAGCCCTGAAAGCCCTGCACCTTTTTTTGGGCCAGGAAGTGTGGGGTCACCTGGTGGCCCGGCTCTTGCGAGAGCTGCCTTTTTCGGCGCCTACCGAGTTGGTTGATATGGCCCGTGCGTTAGATGCTCTCTACATCCCCACGCGCTATCCTGACGCTTTTCCGGCAGGCGCGCCCGCCGAGCATTACGGTCTAAAACAAAGCCAGGAGGCTCTGAACCATGCCCAAGCGATCCTTGAATTCGTCCGTGCTCAGATGGCCCAGTCGGATCGAGGTTGA
- a CDS encoding nucleotidyltransferase domain-containing protein — protein MPKRSLNSSVLRWPSRIEVEQALQDWLSQVEVPGLLAAGYFGSYAREEAGPGSDLDLILVVKETPEAPWERTRRLPLELLPVPTEALVFSQAEWHALPEARPRFWQTLVREIRWLRPPP, from the coding sequence ATGCCCAAGCGATCCTTGAATTCGTCCGTGCTCAGATGGCCCAGTCGGATCGAGGTTGAGCAGGCCTTACAGGACTGGCTCTCGCAGGTGGAGGTTCCCGGGCTTCTGGCCGCTGGATACTTTGGTTCCTACGCACGGGAAGAAGCAGGCCCGGGCAGCGACCTGGACTTGATACTGGTGGTCAAGGAAACGCCTGAGGCTCCCTGGGAACGTACGCGCCGCCTGCCCCTCGAGCTTCTACCTGTGCCAACCGAGGCTTTGGTGTTCTCGCAGGCCGAATGGCACGCGCTGCCCGAGGCTAGGCCCCGTTTCTGGCAGACCCTGGTTCGGGAAATCCGATGGTTGAGACCCCCGCCCTAG
- a CDS encoding glycoside hydrolase family 13 protein, producing MHYHDWEPFCVDPLKPELGQEITLRLRTPAKEGFLILERYGEVERRPMKAVAGGLEIHLPLYSSPLRYCFFLTQEKAYLTAHGLHGAMPRYDRFFHLLAQPTVPDWAVGAVFYQIFPDRFRNGNPHNDPQTGEWMYMGRPIVKKHWDEPVDYGPGEGPIQHYGGDLEGILEKLDYLQDLGIEALYLTPILPSGSNHRYDARDYLNVDPHLGGNEAFDRLVEALHQRGMRLVLDGVFNHIGNTHPDFQKALHDPTAPEAGQFTFYADGSYAAFFGVKTLPKLDYANPLTVERWLDGYHAPVRHWIRKGADGWRLDVAHQMGEGGTDRRNAELLRLIKHNSLEENPEAFVFGELFFDTLPTLRAHTLDGSMHYAGFANPLMEWLSGKNVYGWEVRVSTLQLWETLWDHYAALPLQLRQSMYTLISSHDIPRALWRLKGDVERFKLALGILLTFPGAPGLYYGDEIGLNQTNPYHDWNGDPMCRGTFPWDEGRWNQEVRDWTKTLIRLRKQVPALRRGGLLPLQVSEKLLAYQRRYQEEEVWVYAALEPTEVQLPKAENLLTSQPVEGTVRLSGLGIFRLQR from the coding sequence ATGCACTACCACGACTGGGAGCCTTTCTGTGTAGACCCCCTGAAGCCCGAGCTGGGACAGGAAATCACCCTGCGACTCCGGACACCGGCCAAAGAGGGGTTTTTGATCCTCGAGCGCTACGGCGAGGTGGAGCGTCGGCCCATGAAGGCCGTGGCGGGCGGGCTGGAGATTCATCTGCCGCTCTACAGCTCGCCTCTGCGCTACTGCTTCTTCCTGACCCAGGAAAAAGCCTACCTGACCGCGCACGGGCTGCACGGGGCCATGCCGCGCTACGACAGGTTCTTTCACCTTTTGGCCCAGCCCACCGTACCCGACTGGGCGGTGGGGGCAGTGTTTTATCAGATTTTCCCGGATCGCTTTCGCAACGGCAATCCTCACAACGACCCCCAGACCGGGGAGTGGATGTATATGGGCCGCCCCATTGTGAAGAAACACTGGGACGAGCCGGTGGACTACGGGCCGGGTGAGGGGCCCATCCAGCACTACGGCGGCGACCTCGAGGGCATCCTGGAAAAACTGGACTACCTGCAAGACCTGGGCATTGAGGCCCTTTACCTCACCCCCATTCTGCCCTCAGGCTCCAATCACCGCTACGATGCCCGCGATTATCTGAACGTGGATCCCCACCTGGGCGGCAATGAAGCCTTCGACCGGCTGGTGGAGGCACTACACCAGCGCGGCATGAGGCTGGTGCTGGATGGGGTGTTCAACCACATCGGCAACACCCACCCCGACTTCCAGAAAGCCCTGCACGACCCCACCGCCCCCGAGGCCGGGCAGTTCACCTTTTATGCCGACGGCTCCTATGCAGCCTTCTTTGGGGTCAAAACGCTTCCTAAGCTGGACTACGCCAACCCCCTCACGGTGGAGCGCTGGCTGGATGGTTACCACGCCCCGGTGCGGCACTGGATTCGCAAGGGGGCCGATGGCTGGCGGCTGGATGTGGCCCATCAGATGGGAGAGGGGGGCACTGATCGCCGCAATGCCGAGCTCCTGCGGCTCATCAAGCACAATAGCCTGGAAGAAAACCCCGAGGCCTTCGTGTTTGGCGAGCTGTTCTTCGACACCCTGCCCACCCTGCGGGCCCACACCCTGGATGGCTCCATGCACTACGCAGGGTTTGCCAACCCCCTGATGGAGTGGCTGTCGGGGAAAAATGTGTACGGCTGGGAGGTGCGGGTTTCCACCCTTCAGCTCTGGGAGACCCTGTGGGATCACTATGCAGCCCTGCCCCTCCAGCTTCGCCAGAGCATGTACACGCTGATCAGCAGCCACGACATCCCCCGCGCACTCTGGCGGCTAAAGGGGGATGTGGAGCGCTTCAAGCTGGCGTTGGGCATCTTGCTCACCTTTCCCGGCGCACCGGGGCTCTACTACGGCGACGAAATCGGGCTCAACCAGACCAACCCCTACCACGACTGGAACGGCGACCCCATGTGCCGGGGAACGTTTCCCTGGGACGAAGGGCGGTGGAACCAGGAGGTGCGGGACTGGACCAAGACCCTCATTCGGCTCAGGAAACAGGTGCCCGCCCTGCGACGGGGAGGGTTGCTCCCCTTGCAGGTTTCCGAGAAGCTTCTGGCCTACCAGCGCCGGTACCAGGAGGAAGAGGTCTGGGTGTATGCGGCTCTGGAGCCCACCGAGGTACAGCTCCCAAAGGCCGAAAATCTGCTGACGAGCCAACCCGTAGAAGGCACTGTGCGGCTCTCGGGCCTGGGAATATTTCGCTTGCAGCGTTAG